One segment of Thermosulfurimonas sp. F29 DNA contains the following:
- a CDS encoding metal ABC transporter ATP-binding protein: MRTPVIEVEGVSFAYEEELILEEVSLRLFAGDFCALIGPNGSGKSTLLKIMVGLLSPRRGRVKLFGRELPEFREWWRIGYVPQKVTALVDRVLPLTVFETVALGLVGKPLSSGSERRELVLSALERVGLSGYEGRLLRELSGGQQQRVFLARALAGRPEVLLLDEPTTGVDFAAQERFYELLGSLNREGLTILIVTHDIAVVDRHVRQVACLNRRLVFHGEHEEFCRKPEVCAFLPGDHHLVGHRH, translated from the coding sequence GTGAGAACGCCGGTAATAGAAGTTGAGGGAGTGAGTTTCGCTTACGAGGAGGAACTCATCCTGGAGGAGGTATCCCTCAGGCTCTTTGCCGGGGATTTCTGCGCCCTCATCGGGCCGAACGGCTCCGGGAAATCCACCCTGCTCAAGATCATGGTGGGGCTCCTCTCCCCCCGCAGGGGAAGGGTGAAGCTTTTCGGACGCGAACTCCCGGAGTTTCGCGAGTGGTGGAGGATAGGGTATGTGCCCCAGAAGGTCACCGCCCTGGTGGACAGGGTCCTTCCCCTTACCGTGTTCGAGACGGTGGCACTGGGGCTCGTGGGTAAACCCCTCTCTTCGGGAAGCGAGCGCCGGGAGCTGGTGCTTTCCGCCCTTGAACGGGTGGGGCTTTCCGGATACGAGGGGAGACTCCTCCGGGAGCTTTCCGGTGGCCAGCAACAGCGCGTCTTTCTGGCCCGGGCGCTTGCCGGTCGTCCGGAGGTGCTCCTTCTTGACGAACCCACCACCGGGGTGGATTTCGCCGCTCAGGAGAGGTTTTACGAACTTCTGGGAAGCCTCAACCGGGAGGGCCTCACCATCCTCATCGTGACGCACGACATCGCCGTGGTGGATCGACATGTGCGGCAGGTGGCCTGTCTTAATCGTCGCCTGGTCTTTCACGGAGAGCACGAGGAATTCTGCCGGAAACCGGAGGTGTGCGCCTTTCTCCCCGGGGATCATCACCTGGTGGGGCACCGACACTGA
- a CDS encoding HEPN domain-containing protein, with protein sequence MPERSRDWLRQAERDLENARWEIKGGFYEWGCFAAHQAAEKALKAVYQKLGGAAWGHSLLHLLRGLEERISIPEDLFELARKLDVYYIPSRYPNGWEEGAPRDYYTEKEALYAVGAAEEILRFCKGLLAGSGSGSEKSQGKCS encoded by the coding sequence GTGCCGGAACGAAGCCGGGACTGGTTGCGCCAGGCGGAAAGAGACCTCGAAAACGCCCGATGGGAGATAAAGGGAGGATTTTACGAATGGGGATGTTTTGCCGCTCATCAGGCCGCGGAAAAAGCTCTCAAAGCGGTGTATCAGAAACTGGGAGGGGCAGCGTGGGGACATTCCTTGTTGCATTTATTGAGGGGCTTAGAGGAAAGGATTTCGATTCCGGAGGACCTATTCGAATTGGCACGGAAATTGGATGTGTATTATATTCCTTCACGATATCCCAACGGATGGGAGGAGGGGGCGCCGCGGGATTATTACACCGAGAAGGAGGCGCTTTATGCCGTCGGTGCTGCGGAGGAGATCCTACGGTTCTGTAAGGGTCTTCTGGCTGGATCGGGATCTGGCTCTGAAAAATCTCAGGGAAAGTGCTCTTAG
- a CDS encoding nucleotidyltransferase domain-containing protein, with product MPSVLRRRSYGSVRVFWLDRDLALKNLRESALRLVREKPEVEEVRLFGSLAEGRAVPGSDADILLVLGKEEGSFWERPLKYLNYFEEIGLPVELFCYTREEIRENSFAAEAYRRSLKLAEKNTGGGEG from the coding sequence ATGCCGTCGGTGCTGCGGAGGAGATCCTACGGTTCTGTAAGGGTCTTCTGGCTGGATCGGGATCTGGCTCTGAAAAATCTCAGGGAAAGTGCTCTTAGGCTGGTGAGAGAAAAACCTGAGGTGGAAGAGGTGAGGCTTTTCGGTTCCCTGGCTGAGGGACGGGCCGTTCCCGGAAGTGATGCCGATATCCTTCTCGTTTTAGGGAAGGAAGAGGGGTCCTTTTGGGAAAGGCCTTTAAAGTATCTGAACTATTTTGAAGAGATCGGGCTTCCGGTGGAACTTTTCTGTTATACCCGGGAGGAGATACGGGAAAATTCCTTTGCCGCGGAGGCCTATCGTCGTAGTTTAAAACTTGCGGAAAAAAACACCGGAGGAGGTGAAGGATGA
- a CDS encoding nucleotidyltransferase domain-containing protein, whose product MELLRRERRVEKVVLFGSLAEGRATTRSDADLLIITDGDFRDRWTEWILHFTRAPLPVDVIPVKKERLDLPLARRALTRGIVLAERDEVEAL is encoded by the coding sequence TTGGAACTCCTCAGAAGAGAACGGAGGGTGGAAAAGGTCGTTCTTTTCGGATCTCTTGCGGAGGGAAGAGCCACGACCAGAAGCGACGCTGATCTTCTCATCATAACGGACGGCGACTTTCGGGACAGGTGGACGGAATGGATTTTGCACTTCACCCGGGCACCTTTACCGGTGGATGTTATCCCGGTAAAAAAGGAAAGGCTTGATCTGCCGCTGGCAAGAAGGGCTCTAACCAGGGGGATAGTCCTTGCGGAACGGGATGAGGTTGAAGCTCTATAA
- the fbp gene encoding fructose-1,6-bisphosphate aldolase/phosphatase produces MKITLSVIKADIGGFVGHSTTHPEVVAKVREVAETGKEKGTILDVSVITCGDDIAMVMTHTQGVDAEPVHKLAWDAFIAGTEVAKRLKLYGAGQDILSDAFSGNVKGMGPGVAEMEFEERKSEPVIVFFADKTAPSAWNLPLYEMFADPMNTAGLVIDPSMHDGFTFEVMDVYSGKAILLKTPAELYDLLVFIGATSRYVVRAVYRNSDGEIAAAASTQKLSLMAGRYVGKDDPVLIVRAQSGFPAVGEILEPFGRPWLVEGWMRGSHTGPLMPVSFSQAKPTRFDGPPRVIAAGYQICEGRLIGPNDLFDDPAFDVARERAAHLANFLRRQGIFEPHRLPPEEMEYTTLPKVLEKLKDRFKDIGEPGAKAPGSGQGEIHE; encoded by the coding sequence ATGAAGATTACGCTATCGGTGATCAAGGCGGATATAGGGGGCTTTGTAGGCCACTCCACCACCCATCCCGAGGTCGTGGCCAAGGTGCGGGAGGTGGCCGAGACCGGCAAGGAAAAGGGTACTATCCTTGATGTTTCGGTGATCACCTGCGGTGACGACATCGCCATGGTTATGACCCACACTCAGGGCGTGGATGCCGAACCGGTGCACAAGCTGGCCTGGGACGCCTTCATCGCCGGCACCGAGGTGGCCAAGAGGCTCAAGCTCTACGGAGCCGGGCAGGACATCCTCTCCGACGCCTTTTCCGGCAATGTGAAGGGCATGGGGCCCGGGGTGGCGGAGATGGAATTCGAGGAACGCAAGAGCGAGCCGGTGATCGTATTCTTCGCCGACAAGACCGCCCCCAGCGCCTGGAACCTGCCCCTCTACGAGATGTTTGCCGATCCCATGAACACCGCCGGTCTGGTGATCGATCCCTCCATGCACGACGGGTTCACCTTTGAGGTGATGGATGTGTATTCCGGAAAGGCCATCCTGCTGAAGACCCCGGCGGAGCTTTACGACCTTCTGGTCTTCATCGGGGCCACCAGCCGCTATGTGGTGCGGGCGGTTTACCGCAATTCCGATGGCGAGATCGCCGCGGCGGCTTCCACGCAGAAGCTCTCCCTCATGGCCGGCCGTTATGTGGGCAAGGACGATCCGGTGCTCATCGTCCGGGCGCAGAGCGGTTTTCCGGCGGTGGGCGAGATACTCGAGCCCTTCGGGAGACCCTGGCTGGTGGAGGGCTGGATGCGGGGTTCGCATACCGGGCCCCTCATGCCGGTTTCCTTCTCCCAGGCCAAGCCCACCCGGTTTGACGGTCCTCCGAGGGTGATCGCCGCCGGATACCAGATCTGCGAGGGACGCCTCATAGGACCGAACGATCTCTTTGACGATCCGGCCTTCGATGTGGCTCGCGAGCGGGCGGCCCATCTGGCCAACTTCCTCCGCCGGCAGGGGATCTTCGAGCCGCACCGGCTGCCCCCGGAGGAGATGGAGTACACCACCCTTCCCAAGGTGCTGGAGAAGCTCAAGGACCGTTTCAAAGACATAGGAGAACCCGGAGCCAAGGCGCCGGGCTCCGGCCAGGGTGAGATCCACGAATAA
- a CDS encoding metal ABC transporter permease, producing MEIWHYAFFWKALAAGVALGVSAGPAGVFLILRRDSLLPHALTHVAFVGVALGFLLRGAPLALALAVTVAAAFAVMEIRERAGIYEDTAVGILAGLGLALAVVLASLARSYDVRLLTYLFGNILVVTREETLLALGLLVVTLAVLHRFREALLFVSFDEESARAAGLSVKTLKLLLATLTALLVVIGMRMVGLLLVSALMVIPGAAALEVARSFRQCLWLSGLFGGISVAGGLAVSVTLDLPPSGAIVLFSGLLFLLCLFARRVK from the coding sequence ATGGAGATCTGGCACTACGCCTTTTTCTGGAAGGCCCTTGCCGCCGGGGTGGCTCTGGGGGTCTCCGCCGGACCCGCCGGGGTCTTCCTGATCCTCAGGCGCGACAGCCTCCTTCCCCACGCCCTCACCCATGTGGCCTTTGTCGGGGTGGCTCTGGGGTTTCTGCTAAGGGGTGCGCCCCTTGCCCTGGCCCTGGCGGTTACGGTGGCTGCGGCCTTTGCCGTGATGGAAATCCGCGAACGCGCGGGCATTTACGAGGACACCGCGGTGGGGATTCTCGCCGGGCTGGGGCTGGCCCTGGCGGTGGTGCTGGCCTCGCTGGCCCGGAGCTACGATGTGCGTCTTCTCACCTACCTTTTCGGAAACATACTGGTGGTGACCCGGGAGGAGACCCTGCTTGCCCTGGGGCTGCTGGTGGTTACGCTGGCCGTGCTACACAGGTTCAGGGAAGCTCTGCTTTTCGTTTCCTTTGACGAGGAATCGGCCCGGGCCGCCGGACTATCGGTTAAGACCCTGAAACTGCTGCTGGCCACCCTCACCGCTCTTCTGGTGGTGATCGGTATGCGCATGGTGGGGCTCCTCCTGGTCTCGGCCCTCATGGTCATCCCCGGGGCCGCCGCCCTGGAGGTGGCCCGAAGCTTTCGCCAGTGTCTGTGGCTTTCCGGACTCTTCGGCGGGATCTCCGTGGCCGGAGGCCTTGCCGTCTCCGTCACCCTGGACCTCCCTCCCTCCGGAGCCATAGTGCTCTTTTCCGGCCTGCTTTTCCTTTTGTGTCTCTTCGCAAGGAGGGTAAAATAG
- a CDS encoding EscU/YscU/HrcU family type III secretion system export apparatus switch protein, whose amino-acid sequence MALKYEPEKDGAPRVVAKGQGRLAELILEVARRHGIPVREDSELVRELFRLEIEAEIPPELYEAVAVILAWAYRLNRKARSTPSP is encoded by the coding sequence GTGGCCCTGAAATACGAACCGGAAAAGGACGGAGCTCCCCGGGTGGTGGCCAAGGGGCAGGGCCGCCTGGCGGAGCTGATCCTGGAGGTGGCCCGGCGCCACGGCATTCCCGTTCGGGAGGACTCCGAACTGGTGCGGGAGCTATTCAGGCTGGAGATCGAGGCCGAAATACCGCCGGAGCTTTACGAGGCCGTGGCCGTCATCCTGGCCTGGGCCTACCGCCTGAATCGCAAGGCCCGCTCTACCCCCTCCCCTTGA
- the cysS gene encoding cysteine--tRNA ligase translates to MRLKLYNTLTRRKEVFEPLRPPRVTMYVCGITAYDEAHLGHARAAVVFDVLYRFLRYLGYEVTYVRNYTDIDDKIINRALREGRPWRDIAEQYIREYQEEMAALGVAPPTHEPRATEHIPEMIDLVRRLLERGVAYVADGEVYFAVERFPGYGKLSGRRLSDLIAGARVEVSDKKRNPLDFALWKAAKPGEPFWESPWGPGRPGWHLECSAMSLKYCGETLDIHGGGLDLIFPHHENEIAQSEAATGKPFVRFFVHNGLITVGGEKMAKSLGNYVSVKDMLSRYHPEVIRLFLLTKHYRSPLDYTEEGMREAEKALYGLYGSLYFLKRVRPAREGELRKGGKRLEKALNAFREGFLAALCDDLNTAEAIGELFRFLSEINRFLPAAREATSVEAELSERVLSAIRELSGGILGLGARDPEEFIEGERARKLSSLGISREEVEEKLAAREEARRKKDFDRADALREELGRRGIEVRDTPWGPFWMVTA, encoded by the coding sequence ATGAGGTTGAAGCTCTATAACACGCTGACCCGGCGGAAGGAGGTCTTTGAACCTCTGAGGCCTCCGCGGGTCACCATGTATGTGTGCGGCATCACCGCTTACGACGAGGCCCATCTGGGACACGCCCGGGCCGCGGTGGTCTTCGATGTCCTTTACCGGTTTCTGCGGTATCTGGGCTACGAGGTCACCTATGTGCGCAATTACACCGACATCGACGACAAGATTATCAATCGCGCGCTCCGGGAGGGGCGTCCCTGGCGCGACATAGCCGAGCAGTACATCCGGGAGTATCAGGAGGAAATGGCCGCGCTGGGGGTGGCCCCCCCCACGCACGAACCCCGGGCCACGGAGCACATTCCCGAGATGATTGATCTGGTGCGGAGGCTCCTTGAGCGGGGGGTGGCCTATGTGGCCGATGGAGAGGTGTACTTTGCGGTGGAAAGGTTCCCGGGCTACGGAAAGCTTTCCGGTCGGAGGCTTTCGGATCTTATTGCCGGAGCCCGGGTGGAGGTGTCCGACAAGAAACGAAATCCCCTGGACTTTGCCCTGTGGAAGGCGGCCAAACCCGGGGAACCCTTCTGGGAGAGTCCCTGGGGCCCGGGGCGTCCCGGCTGGCACCTGGAGTGCTCGGCCATGAGCCTCAAGTACTGCGGGGAGACCCTGGACATCCACGGCGGGGGGCTGGACCTCATCTTTCCCCATCACGAGAACGAGATCGCCCAGAGCGAGGCGGCCACAGGAAAACCCTTCGTGCGGTTCTTCGTGCACAACGGCCTCATCACCGTAGGCGGTGAGAAGATGGCCAAGAGCCTGGGGAATTATGTCAGCGTGAAGGACATGCTCTCCCGGTATCATCCCGAGGTGATCAGGCTCTTCCTTCTGACCAAACATTATCGCAGCCCCCTGGATTACACCGAGGAGGGTATGCGCGAGGCGGAAAAGGCCCTTTACGGCCTTTACGGGAGTCTTTATTTCCTCAAACGGGTGAGGCCCGCACGGGAGGGGGAATTGCGCAAGGGGGGTAAACGCCTGGAAAAGGCCCTGAACGCTTTTCGGGAGGGGTTTCTGGCGGCTCTCTGCGACGATCTCAATACCGCCGAGGCCATCGGGGAACTCTTCAGGTTTCTCTCCGAGATCAACCGGTTTTTGCCGGCGGCCAGGGAGGCCACCTCCGTGGAGGCGGAATTGTCCGAAAGGGTGCTTTCCGCGATCCGGGAGCTTTCCGGAGGCATTCTGGGCCTGGGGGCCCGGGATCCCGAGGAGTTCATCGAAGGGGAGAGGGCGAGGAAGCTTTCCTCTCTCGGTATTTCCCGGGAGGAGGTGGAGGAGAAACTCGCCGCCCGCGAGGAGGCCCGCCGGAAGAAGGACTTTGACCGGGCCGACGCCCTGCGGGAGGAACTGGGCCGCCGGGGAATCGAGGTCCGGGACACGCCCTGGGGACCGTTCTGGATGGTGACGGCATGA
- a CDS encoding nucleoside triphosphate pyrophosphatase, whose amino-acid sequence MADHRERPGLFRNLRPLVLASASPRRRELLASLGISFEVRPAEVEEEVPAGLSPAETVLYLARGKALAVVRRCPGKAVLAADTVVVREGRIFGKPGSPEEARAMLRALSGSTHQVFTGVALCLEGKTETLVSETRVRFRPLSSGEIEAYLATGEPYDKAGAYGIQGLAAAFVTEVHGSVTGVVGLPLAETVALLLRLKIIAPASSG is encoded by the coding sequence ATGGCGGACCACCGAGAACGCCCGGGTCTTTTTCGGAATTTGAGGCCCCTGGTCCTGGCCTCGGCCAGTCCCCGCCGGCGGGAGCTTCTCGCCTCGCTGGGGATTTCCTTCGAGGTTCGTCCGGCGGAGGTAGAAGAGGAGGTGCCGGCGGGACTCTCTCCCGCGGAAACAGTCCTTTATCTGGCTCGTGGCAAGGCCCTGGCCGTGGTAAGAAGGTGTCCGGGAAAGGCGGTGCTGGCCGCGGACACGGTGGTGGTCAGGGAGGGGCGTATTTTCGGGAAACCCGGGAGCCCCGAGGAGGCCCGGGCCATGCTGCGGGCACTCTCCGGAAGCACCCATCAGGTGTTCACCGGGGTGGCCCTGTGCCTGGAGGGGAAAACGGAGACCCTGGTCTCCGAGACCAGGGTCCGTTTTCGCCCGCTTTCCTCCGGGGAGATCGAGGCTTATCTGGCCACCGGAGAGCCCTACGACAAGGCCGGGGCGTACGGGATCCAGGGGCTGGCCGCGGCCTTCGTGACCGAGGTGCACGGTTCGGTCACCGGTGTGGTGGGACTGCCGCTTGCCGAAACCGTGGCCCTTCTTCTCCGGCTTAAAATCATCGCCCCGGCCTCGTCCGGATAA
- a CDS encoding TatD family hydrolase codes for MELVDTHAHLNLPGYEDLPEVLLRARREGLVSIVVVGIDLKTSHLALELAEKHPGFIFATAGIHPHEVRNLTEEGYRELESLLSRVVALGEVGLDFAKEYSPRDLQREHFERQLAMARERGLPVVLHVREAYTEALTILKKYLPLKAVFHCFAGTVEEARKALDLGCLLSVTGIVTFPRAENIREVVRFVPLEALMLETDCPFLTPVPFRGRRNEPAYVRYVCEKVAEVKGISTEECAWRTTENARVFFGI; via the coding sequence ATGGAACTGGTGGACACCCACGCCCATCTGAATCTTCCGGGCTACGAGGATCTACCGGAAGTGCTCCTGAGGGCCCGGCGGGAGGGCCTGGTCTCCATAGTGGTGGTGGGCATTGACCTCAAGACCTCTCACCTGGCCCTGGAACTTGCGGAAAAGCATCCCGGCTTCATCTTCGCCACCGCCGGCATCCATCCGCACGAGGTGAGGAACCTTACCGAGGAGGGCTACCGGGAGCTCGAGAGCCTTCTTTCCCGGGTGGTGGCCCTGGGGGAGGTCGGTCTCGATTTCGCCAAGGAATATTCTCCCCGGGATCTCCAGAGGGAACACTTCGAAAGGCAGCTGGCCATGGCCCGGGAGAGGGGACTTCCGGTGGTCCTGCATGTGCGCGAGGCCTACACCGAGGCCCTCACCATCCTGAAAAAGTACCTCCCCCTCAAGGCGGTGTTTCACTGCTTCGCCGGAACCGTTGAGGAGGCAAGGAAGGCCCTGGATCTGGGGTGTCTCCTCTCCGTTACCGGTATAGTCACCTTTCCCCGGGCCGAGAACATCCGGGAGGTGGTCCGGTTCGTCCCGCTCGAGGCCCTCATGCTCGAGACCGACTGTCCCTTCCTCACCCCCGTGCCCTTTCGGGGTCGGCGCAACGAGCCGGCCTATGTGCGCTATGTGTGCGAGAAGGTGGCGGAGGTGAAAGGGATCTCCACGGAGGAGTGCGCATGGCGGACCACCGAGAACGCCCGGGTCTTTTTCGGAATTTGA
- a CDS encoding CvpA family protein codes for MKLPWFDLVALAVILWFVIRTAWIGFFRGLSSLAGLVLGFIYAGTLAPRVEGILAPWFRGYPWFEAVCWLLAFTLIFLSVFILAEILTRIFEAAHLSFFNRLLGAALGLVKACVLLSVIFFFLVSFYPQGAGLVRRSVVAPFIFKTTRALLELVPSKWKHRFNYHWRHYFGSERKAI; via the coding sequence ATGAAGCTTCCCTGGTTTGACCTGGTAGCGCTGGCGGTGATCCTGTGGTTCGTCATCCGCACGGCCTGGATCGGGTTCTTCCGGGGGCTTTCCTCCCTGGCCGGGCTCGTTCTCGGGTTCATCTACGCCGGGACTCTGGCTCCCAGGGTGGAGGGCATTCTGGCCCCCTGGTTCAGGGGCTATCCCTGGTTTGAGGCGGTGTGCTGGCTTCTGGCCTTTACCCTCATCTTCCTCTCCGTGTTCATCCTGGCGGAGATACTTACCCGCATATTCGAGGCCGCTCACCTCTCCTTTTTCAATCGTCTCCTGGGGGCGGCTCTGGGGCTGGTCAAGGCCTGCGTGCTCCTTTCCGTGATCTTCTTTTTTCTGGTGAGTTTTTATCCTCAGGGGGCCGGTCTGGTGCGTCGTTCCGTGGTGGCTCCCTTCATCTTCAAGACTACCCGGGCCCTGCTGGAACTGGTGCCCTCGAAGTGGAAACACCGCTTCAACTACCACTGGCGGCACTACTTCGGTTCGGAGAGAAAGGCCATCTGA
- the mazG gene encoding nucleoside triphosphate pyrophosphohydrolase — protein MSPPEALFRKLLEIVARLRAPDGCPWDRQQTPESLRKYLVEEAYEAYEAIGEGAVEEAREELGDLLFLILMVAHIYQERGDFTLEEMLELCAEKMIRRHPHVFGEERAASAEEVLARWQRIKESEKSGKSSVLGNLPRSLPALQLAFRLGERASRVGFDWSSPEEVLPKLREEWREIEENLAGASRERLEEEIGDFLFTVANLSRKLGINPEEALKKSLAKFRRRFEAMEEYFRGQGRDLREVSLEEMDQVWERVKTRENAGNRS, from the coding sequence ATGAGTCCACCGGAAGCCCTTTTTCGAAAACTGCTGGAGATCGTGGCCCGCCTGCGTGCTCCCGACGGTTGTCCCTGGGATCGCCAGCAGACCCCGGAGAGCCTCCGCAAGTATCTGGTGGAGGAGGCCTACGAGGCCTACGAGGCCATAGGCGAGGGGGCGGTGGAGGAGGCCCGGGAGGAACTGGGAGACCTCCTCTTCCTCATTCTCATGGTGGCGCACATCTATCAGGAGAGAGGGGACTTCACCCTGGAGGAGATGCTCGAACTCTGTGCGGAAAAGATGATCCGTCGTCATCCCCATGTCTTCGGCGAGGAGCGGGCCGCAAGTGCCGAGGAGGTCCTGGCTCGCTGGCAGAGGATCAAGGAATCCGAGAAATCCGGGAAAAGCAGCGTGCTGGGGAATCTGCCCCGCAGCCTTCCGGCCCTGCAACTGGCCTTTCGTCTGGGGGAGCGGGCCTCGCGGGTGGGATTCGACTGGTCCTCCCCGGAGGAGGTCCTGCCGAAGCTGCGGGAGGAGTGGCGGGAGATAGAGGAAAATCTGGCCGGGGCCTCCCGGGAACGCCTGGAGGAGGAGATCGGGGATTTCCTTTTCACCGTGGCCAATCTTTCCCGCAAGCTGGGAATCAACCCCGAGGAGGCCCTGAAAAAGAGTCTGGCCAAGTTCAGACGGCGTTTCGAGGCCATGGAGGAATACTTCCGCGGTCAGGGGCGGGATCTCCGGGAGGTCTCGCTCGAGGAAATGGATCAGGTGTGGGAGAGGGTGAAGACCCGTGAGAACGCCGGTAATAGAAGTTGA